From a single Gimesia fumaroli genomic region:
- a CDS encoding LUC7 domain-containing protein, whose amino-acid sequence MRRMIFAGLILMILPHTADSEEINEAASTALVKLNRDFINAHTAARKLDLASGGPIILLKDGKLVLIRNEKETTSEILFPRYDTFKVFAHMPVAIYLMLGPPGAGKLDTQRLQQLAEYHGKIDQVEKQLDHMGLEGEKLKRQKQLLAGSKQFLERVIQQQQFSTEELHAFTRSMLPMIQANIAGAAASQLDAMHRQVMAWKKEMTPEEWQKLRVSVKGAVLAREDNLAMQYFERLLNLEGPGMRLIYMERYVPPTPMLTLLATRSVDRGISIAFFDNPDRMFRDVLADAAAEHIKKMNFD is encoded by the coding sequence ATGAGACGAATGATTTTCGCGGGCCTTATCTTGATGATATTGCCCCATACGGCTGATTCGGAAGAGATCAATGAAGCAGCAAGCACCGCGCTTGTTAAGCTGAATCGTGACTTCATCAATGCGCACACGGCCGCGAGAAAGCTAGACCTTGCTTCTGGCGGGCCGATCATTCTGCTGAAAGATGGCAAGCTCGTGTTGATCCGGAACGAGAAAGAGACCACATCGGAAATACTTTTTCCCAGGTACGATACATTCAAAGTCTTTGCCCATATGCCGGTCGCGATCTACCTGATGCTCGGACCACCCGGCGCCGGCAAGCTCGACACGCAACGCCTGCAACAACTGGCTGAGTATCACGGAAAGATCGACCAAGTCGAGAAACAGCTTGATCACATGGGGCTCGAAGGCGAAAAACTCAAACGGCAGAAACAGCTTCTGGCGGGTTCGAAGCAGTTCCTGGAGAGGGTGATTCAACAGCAGCAGTTCAGCACCGAGGAGCTGCACGCTTTCACGCGGAGTATGCTGCCGATGATTCAAGCGAATATTGCCGGAGCAGCGGCGAGCCAACTTGATGCCATGCATCGGCAGGTCATGGCCTGGAAAAAAGAAATGACGCCTGAAGAATGGCAGAAACTACGCGTCTCGGTGAAAGGCGCCGTGCTGGCCCGCGAGGACAATCTGGCCATGCAGTATTTTGAACGCCTGCTGAATCTCGAGGGACCCGGAATGCGGCTCATATACATGGAGCGTTATGTGCCACCGACACCCATGTTGACCTTGCTGGCGACCCGCTCCGTCGATCGCGGAATCAGCATCGCCTTTTTCGACAATCCCGATCGAATGTTCCGCGACGTCCTGGCAGACGCCGCGGCTGAGCACATCAAGAAAATGAACTTCGACTAA
- a CDS encoding amidohydrolase family protein yields MHPMPVIDTHHHLWDLDLFDLPWLELPGMDPLRCSFRMDDYLEATQNCQIEKSVYMEVNVHPDLQQQEARSVLELCSQDDNPLAGAVIGGRPGEASFATYLEEFADNPFLKGVRTILHDPDRPRGMCLQPQFKQNIQLLGELGLSFDLCMRPAEIQDAVELVDACPETRFIVDHCGNMSVQPDQQADRAAWETGMQQMAEREQVMCKISGIVATATKGKWQPEDLKQNIDFCLDTFGEDHVFFGGDWPVCTMTSSYESWLNALKWIVQDQSETFQRKLFHDNAEAFYQLQG; encoded by the coding sequence ATGCATCCAATGCCCGTTATTGATACTCATCACCATCTCTGGGATTTGGATCTGTTTGACCTGCCCTGGCTCGAATTACCCGGCATGGACCCACTGCGGTGCAGTTTTCGCATGGATGATTATCTCGAAGCCACGCAGAATTGTCAGATCGAAAAGTCGGTGTATATGGAAGTCAATGTCCACCCGGACCTGCAGCAACAGGAGGCGCGATCTGTTCTGGAGCTATGCAGTCAGGATGACAATCCGCTGGCCGGTGCGGTGATAGGCGGCAGGCCGGGGGAAGCGAGCTTTGCCACATACCTCGAAGAGTTTGCCGACAACCCGTTCTTAAAAGGGGTCAGGACTATTTTACACGATCCGGATCGGCCGCGGGGCATGTGTTTACAGCCACAGTTCAAACAGAACATTCAACTGTTGGGCGAGCTGGGATTGAGTTTTGATTTGTGTATGCGGCCGGCCGAAATTCAGGACGCGGTCGAACTGGTCGATGCCTGCCCGGAGACGCGGTTCATCGTCGATCATTGCGGCAATATGAGTGTGCAGCCTGATCAGCAGGCGGATCGAGCCGCTTGGGAAACCGGCATGCAACAGATGGCAGAACGCGAACAGGTGATGTGCAAGATTTCGGGAATCGTCGCGACCGCCACCAAAGGGAAATGGCAGCCCGAAGATCTAAAACAGAATATTGATTTCTGTCTGGACACATTCGGGGAAGACCACGTCTTCTTCGGCGGCGACTGGCCGGTCTGCACCATGACGTCCTCGTACGAGTCCTGGCTCAACGCGCTGAAGTGGATCGTGCAGGACCAATCAGAAACGTTTCAGCGAAAACTGTTTCACGACAACGCAGAAGCGTTTTATCAACTACAGGGATGA